The DNA region CCCAAGTACAGTATATGAGGAATGTGTTCAAAACATCAAACACGCACGAAAAAAGGGTATGGTGCTGAGATGGAAGATAACAGTTTTTGTTCTGCGATAGTTTTGTAACGGGCCTGGGTATTATAAGTGAGATTTGaggataaaacaaaaattttaagtGAGATTTGCGATTTTGGTAGATGCGAAAATATAGGAGAGAATGTGATTGGGGTAATAAATGCaacctttttaattaaatttgaatgcTTTTGAAGAGGGGTATAACACGCGTGAATCGTGATTCCATTCCGATCACCAACCCCCTCtcgtttttttttagtttgctTTCTTATTTATATGCCTTTAGCAACATAAATATAGACAGATTTAATTACGTATAATCAAATATTCCTAAAGACCTCAACAAtgtcaaaaaaataatgtattttctcattcaaacaaaattttgattttgagttGTCACCACTACACAACATCCTCATCCTCTCATTGTTATTATTGCATTGGTGGACTATTCTTGTGCGGTGGAGATCAAAGCTTTATCAATGATTTCTTGCAAACTGATTATCAATCCTATCAATTTGGGACGGTCGTTGCATATTTATGTCGGAAGCAAACTTTGGCGGAATGGAAATGTGTCGTAATCTCATAAAGAGCGGTAAGAGAGAGTCCAATAATTCTTTTAAACAGGAAGCCCACAAGCTGATATTCCAAAAGAGTCCACCAGTTTTAAATAGGCCCATTCATTCAGATGCATCATTACTAGTCCACTAATTTTCTCACACGACGCCAAACCAGAGCTGTTGCTCCAGTTCCTTAGTGGAATCGATGTTAACACCTAAACAAACCTAGCTCCTAATCCGATTTGATTCGTTGTTGAATTCgacgatttttttttcttgcaaacCCAACGATTAATCAAAACTCATATAAAGTTACATCAAGAGAACAAAAGAGCTAAAAAGAGAACTCAGAACTCCTGAGAAGCAGATCCGATATCTCCCTTGTTCTTCCCAACCTTGGAAGGCAAAAGGTTCGAATGAATATTCGGCAACACTCCACCGTTAGCAATCGTCACAGCTCCCAAAAGCTTACTCAGCTCCTCATCGTTCCTCACCGCAAGCTGAATATGTCTCGGCACGATACGCGTCTTCTTGTTATCCCTCGCCGCGTTTCCAGCTAGCTCCAACAcctttaaaccaaaccaaatcgaatCAGAGAACAATACCAAAACCTAATTATCAAATCCAATCGAATCGAATTGACTTAATACCTCAGCGGCGAGGTACTCGAGAACGGCGGAGAGATAGACCGGAGCTCCGGCACCGACACGCTCGGCGTATTTCCCTGCCTTGAGGAACCTGGCGATTCTTCCGACTGGGAACTGGAGACCTGCCTTCGACGAACGAGAAACGGACTTGGTGGCCTTTGGCTTTCCTCTCCCTCCTTTGGTCGTGCCGCTTCCTGCGCCGGTGCTGCTCATCGTCTTTTACGAAGCGAAAATGGAAAATTACGATTGAAGAAAATTGAATTGAGAGGTGGTGAGAGAGCGGAAGATGTTGTTCAGTGCCTTTTAGGGCTTCTTTGCTCTTCTTTATTTATAGGCTGAATATAATTAACTCTAATTGGTTAGTCATAGAATCACACGGATTGCCAGCGTGGCACTTAATCTCGcctttgatttattatttagtcCGTTCATATTTTCTGTGGGGGGAGATGGTGAGAAAGAGAATAACTAGAAGGGTATCCACTAACAAATACCAAACTTTATAAGGACCACGCTGAGAAATTATATAACACAAAGGAGTAAActgcaaacaacaacaaaagataCAAGGACCACGCTGAGCAAAAGTTATAAGCTGCTTGCCTAGTAGCGGCTTACGTCGTCGTGACGGGTTTGGGAGATTAACTTCTCGGAGAAGAgtagaaggagaagaagacgaaTCTTATCAATGGTGATTCCGACGAGTTATACGTATTTTGCTCTTTCTCTCATCATCACTCTGTTTAGTCTAATATTCTATCAGTCTCGTTTGACCTTTTTGATTTGTTTAATAGTttcgatttataaaaaaaaaaaagttaaaacgaACATTCTCCATTTGTTTTAACGATCGTAGTGAAGTGGAAAGCAACAAAGAGTTTCACGCTTACTGCTTCTCTCTCGCTAAGTAACTCCTCGAGTTTCACTCTGTCATTTGGTGGAATTCTCAATGGTTTTGTAATTACTAATTAGGGTTTTTTGTGTGGATTTGCAGTCGAATCGATGCCTGTATTGGGAACGATGAAGTTCCCGTGGATGCTCAAGACCTTGCTAAAGCCCTTAATCaagtttgttttagtttttcagACTtataaagtttcaatttttgaAGGTGGTTCTTCTTGTTTGGTGTTAGTATACTCATTGCTGCTGTTGTTTCTGTGTGTTGTTATGGTGTCAGGTGTTTCGGCGTAGATGTGATGATGAAACGAAGGCAGTGATAATGGTGCTGATGATCTCAGTCAAGGTATAACATAAGAACAGAGTTAGTAACTTTTGGCAGAGGAGCCACTAGATTCGGAATTTTCCTGCAAGTTTTGTTGATTTAGATGTGACGGGACTGTATAGTGTATAGGTTACTTGCGTTGaggtatattttatttataataactatgtttatgttttctatatcaCAGACTGCTTGTGGGCTTGGATGGTTCCCGGAGAGAGAATCTCAAGAACTGTTGGTTCTTGTAGACTCGGTATGTGTAGTTCCTTCCAGACGAATTTTTTGAGGATATTCAGGATTCTTATTGTAgcgattttttttcttctttgtgcAGATGTGGAAAGGTTTCAGCGGTCCTGAAAACGTCGCCTCCGGTTTAAATAGTCCATTCAGTCTAATTCCGCAGGTCATGGAAAGGTAGGCTGCAGTTCTTTAACTTACAAAGAATGAGTAGTCGAATATATCTGGCAAC from Raphanus sativus cultivar WK10039 chromosome 8, ASM80110v3, whole genome shotgun sequence includes:
- the LOC108821767 gene encoding probable histone H2AXa, which translates into the protein MSSTGAGSGTTKGGRGKPKATKSVSRSSKAGLQFPVGRIARFLKAGKYAERVGAGAPVYLSAVLEYLAAEVLELAGNAARDNKKTRIVPRHIQLAVRNDEELSKLLGAVTIANGGVLPNIHSNLLPSKVGKNKGDIGSASQEF